In Colwellia sp. M166, a genomic segment contains:
- a CDS encoding potassium/proton antiporter → MFFIDQIILLTAVLILLGIISSQLSARLGLPVLVLFLIVGMLAGEDGPGGIFFDNAEAAHSLGTLALALILFDGGLQTPIKAIKQVWKPASALATLGVLITGALTGVAAAYILEIPLLQGLLLGAIVGSTDAAAVFSLLRNAGIHLNKKLKATLEIESASNDPMAIFLTVGLLEILVNGMKPGTGLLVMFLSQMGLGAAVGLAVGWMSVRLINKIQLSAAGLYPVLVAACGLLSFGITANIGGSGFLAVFITGVVIGNSRFVFQRSTFLFHDGLAWLSQITMFVVLGLLITPTSLFDVWLEGLMIAFVLIFIARPIAVIPILAVFGFNLREITLVSWIGLRGSVPIILAIFPLIFGLPGADLIFNVVFFVVLISATLQGSSLAWMARKLKLTLPPPVTPAATLEITALGDVDADIVEYTLGKTSRAVGWRLSQLALPESTVMAMISRDNNVIAPRGSTLLQAEDQLFIVLKPHTRIFVDCVFSGATYGERNELSTQELRLKGNTKIADIARSYNIDIFGAAQDTLEQVIRSTLNTLPHIDAVVELGDVELYVRDMVAQRIITVGVLVIADKFKTLN, encoded by the coding sequence ATGTTTTTTATTGACCAAATAATATTGTTGACCGCTGTACTGATATTACTCGGTATTATTTCGAGTCAATTATCGGCTCGTTTGGGGTTGCCCGTACTGGTACTATTTTTGATCGTAGGTATGCTGGCAGGTGAAGATGGCCCCGGCGGCATCTTTTTCGATAATGCAGAAGCTGCCCACTCACTAGGCACGTTAGCATTAGCACTTATCTTATTTGATGGCGGTTTACAAACGCCTATTAAGGCGATTAAACAAGTTTGGAAGCCCGCGTCGGCCCTAGCAACGTTAGGGGTTTTAATTACTGGGGCACTTACCGGTGTTGCAGCAGCTTACATTTTAGAAATCCCCTTGCTACAAGGCTTGCTGTTAGGTGCTATTGTTGGTTCGACAGACGCCGCTGCGGTATTTTCGTTATTGCGAAATGCTGGCATTCACTTAAATAAAAAGCTGAAAGCAACTTTAGAAATTGAAAGTGCGTCAAATGACCCGATGGCAATATTTTTAACCGTGGGTTTATTAGAGATTTTAGTTAATGGAATGAAGCCAGGCACCGGCTTATTAGTGATGTTTTTATCACAGATGGGGTTGGGGGCTGCTGTTGGTTTAGCGGTAGGCTGGATGTCTGTGCGATTAATCAATAAGATCCAATTATCCGCGGCAGGATTATATCCAGTGTTAGTGGCCGCTTGTGGTTTACTGTCTTTTGGTATAACTGCGAACATTGGCGGCAGTGGCTTTTTAGCTGTTTTTATTACTGGTGTGGTAATAGGTAACAGCCGATTTGTTTTTCAGCGCAGTACCTTCTTGTTCCATGATGGTTTAGCGTGGTTAAGTCAAATAACCATGTTCGTGGTATTGGGATTATTGATCACACCAACATCCTTATTTGATGTTTGGCTTGAAGGGTTGATGATAGCCTTCGTCTTGATTTTTATCGCTAGACCTATTGCGGTGATACCTATTTTAGCTGTGTTTGGTTTTAATCTTCGTGAAATTACCTTAGTTTCATGGATTGGTTTGCGCGGCTCAGTGCCGATCATATTGGCAATATTTCCATTAATTTTTGGCTTACCTGGTGCAGATCTTATTTTCAATGTGGTATTTTTTGTCGTGTTGATTTCAGCAACTTTACAAGGCTCTAGTTTAGCTTGGATGGCGAGAAAATTGAAACTGACTTTACCACCACCAGTGACGCCGGCAGCTACCTTAGAAATTACTGCTTTAGGCGATGTTGACGCCGATATTGTTGAATATACCTTAGGAAAAACCTCACGTGCCGTTGGTTGGCGTTTATCGCAATTAGCATTGCCTGAAAGCACAGTGATGGCGATGATTTCTCGTGACAATAATGTTATCGCACCGCGTGGCTCGACTCTGTTACAAGCTGAAGATCAGTTATTTATTGTACTTAAACCGCATACTAGGATATTTGTTGATTGCGTGTTCTCAGGAGCAACCTATGGCGAAAGAAATGAGTTGTCAACTCAAGAGCTTAGACTTAAGGGCAATACTAAAATTGCAGATATAGCACGTTCTTATAATATTGATATTTTTGGTGCGGCACAAGATACCCTAGAACAAGTGATAAGGTCGACGCTTAATACCTTACCGCATATTGATGCGGTCGTTGAGTTGGGCGATGTAGAACTCTATGTTCGTGATATGGTGGCGCAGCGTATCATTACGGTAGGTGTTTTAGTGATAGCAGATAAATTCAAAACCCTGAATTAA